From Hartmannibacter diazotrophicus, a single genomic window includes:
- a CDS encoding sigma-70 family RNA polymerase sigma factor, giving the protein MTHAAHADIEAATPRRSTRDLIATVERLRPQLTAIARRHVGCMFLAEDVVQDAALRVLMGEAAEEIGTPEAYLMRMVRNLAIDRARRRGFETRLFTGEDEGLACAASCAACPDKTLEGCEALKAVERAIAGLPETARTAFTLHRIEGVPQKEIAKRLGLSPARICGLVRQAHEACDEALAATS; this is encoded by the coding sequence GTGACGCATGCCGCTCACGCCGACATAGAAGCTGCCACGCCCCGCCGCTCTACACGCGACCTCATCGCAACGGTGGAACGGCTGCGGCCGCAACTTACCGCCATTGCGCGGCGGCATGTCGGCTGCATGTTCCTGGCGGAAGACGTCGTCCAGGATGCTGCCCTGCGCGTCCTGATGGGCGAGGCGGCCGAGGAGATCGGCACGCCGGAAGCCTATCTCATGCGCATGGTCCGCAACCTCGCCATCGACCGGGCGCGCCGGCGCGGTTTCGAAACCCGCCTGTTCACGGGCGAGGACGAGGGCCTTGCCTGCGCGGCGTCCTGCGCGGCCTGCCCCGACAAGACGCTGGAAGGATGCGAAGCCTTGAAGGCGGTCGAGCGCGCGATCGCAGGCCTGCCGGAGACCGCGCGCACGGCCTTCACGCTGCACCGGATCGAGGGCGTTCCCCAGAAGGAGATCGCCAAGCGCCTCGGTCTGTCGCCCGCGCGCATCTGCGGCCTCGTGCGTCAGGCGCATGAGGCCTGCGACGAGGCTCTGGCCGCGACATCCTGA
- a CDS encoding class I SAM-dependent methyltransferase: protein MSRLDSVIRRLTAQRDILDSLAEALKGVPGPILELGLGNGRTYDHLRELFPGRRIIAFDRHAHSFAQSTPDPEDMVLGEIRETIRAFVGSDAAMAHADIGTGHDDLDAETLTWLPDAMAGVLRPGGLAVSGLPLPHSLLVELPVPAGIPDGRYFLYRRA from the coding sequence ATGAGCCGTCTCGACAGTGTCATCCGGCGCCTTACGGCCCAGCGCGACATTCTCGACAGCCTCGCCGAAGCCCTGAAGGGCGTCCCCGGCCCCATCCTGGAACTGGGGCTCGGCAACGGGCGTACCTACGATCATCTGCGGGAGCTATTTCCCGGACGCCGGATCATCGCCTTCGACCGGCACGCGCATTCCTTTGCACAATCGACCCCCGATCCCGAGGATATGGTCCTCGGCGAAATCCGGGAGACGATCCGGGCCTTCGTCGGGTCGGACGCGGCCATGGCTCATGCCGACATCGGAACCGGCCACGACGACCTCGACGCGGAGACACTGACCTGGCTGCCCGATGCCATGGCCGGCGTGTTGCGGCCGGGCGGCCTTGCGGTCAGCGGACTGCCCCTCCCACACTCGCTTCTCGTCGAACTTCCCGTGCCCGCCGGCATTCCCGATGGGCGTTATTTCCTCTATCGCCGCGCCTGA